The genome window TGGTTTGGGCTTGATGGTTGGCGTGGAGCTGATGCAGCCGAAAGCAAGGGCGGTGCTCGATTCGCTTTTTCAGCAGGGCATCGTGGCGAACGCCATCGGGGATAGCACGCTTCGCTTCGTTCCGCCACTTGTGGTCACCAAAGCCGATTGCGACCGAGTGGTTCAAGCGCTCCAATATGCCCTTCAACCGGCCTTATAGAGAGGTATCGCTTGCATGACTTTACCAACCGATCCCACCGAAGAGCAGCTTCGTCAGCTCATTCAAAGCGATTCCGCCGGCTGGCGCAAACGCTCCGTGGTGACCCTTTGGGACGTCACCACGGAGCAGATTCGGGCGCTGCTAGAGGTGGCCGTTTTTCTAAAGAAAAGCGATTTGGCCCGCAAACCCACCCTCTACTGGAACTACCCGCGCACGCTGGCCATGCTTTTTGAGAAGCCATCGTTGCGCACGCGCGTGAGCTTCGAGGTTTCTATGGCGCATCTGCGCGGCCATGCCATCTATCTCGGCCCCAACGATGTGGGGCTTGGGACGCGCGAGGCCGTGCCCGATGTGGCCGCCTCGCTGTCACGCTGGGTGGATATCATCGCCGCTCGGGTCTATCAGCACTCCACTGTGGAGCAGCTTGCTGAACATGCAACTATTCCAGTGATCAACGCGCTCAGCGACCGCGAGCACCCCATTCAAGCCTTTGCCGATCTCTTGACCCTCCAGGAGTTCTGCGGCCCTTTGGGGAACGGCCTCAAGCTTGCCTATGTGGGAGACGGCAACAACGTGCTGCATGCGCTGCTGTTGGCTTGTGCCAAAATGGGGGTAAACTTATCCGCGGCTTGCCCTAACGGCTACTTCCCCGACGAGGCCTATGTTCAAGAGGCGCGCCGGCTGGCAGCCATCAGCGGTGCCCAAATCGAGGTGCTCTCGCAGCCGGAAGAGGCCGTGCGATGTGCCGATGCCGTCTACACCGATGTATGGGCGAGTATGGGGCA of Chthonomonas calidirosea T49 contains these proteins:
- the argF gene encoding ornithine carbamoyltransferase translates to MTLPTDPTEEQLRQLIQSDSAGWRKRSVVTLWDVTTEQIRALLEVAVFLKKSDLARKPTLYWNYPRTLAMLFEKPSLRTRVSFEVSMAHLRGHAIYLGPNDVGLGTREAVPDVAASLSRWVDIIAARVYQHSTVEQLAEHATIPVINALSDREHPIQAFADLLTLQEFCGPLGNGLKLAYVGDGNNVLHALLLACAKMGVNLSAACPNGYFPDEAYVQEARRLAAISGAQIEVLSQPEEAVRCADAVYTDVWASMGQEAEREQRAKLFAPYQLNATLLANAKPNAIVMHCLPAHRGEEITDEVMERHKASILEQAENRLHTQKALLLLIIGL